AACCGGGGAAAAAACAGGTGAGAATTCTACGGGTTTTCTGCCAAAACATATGCCGATTTTTTCATAAAAATTTATCATATTTTCACTTACATATCTTTGCTTTATTGCATCTCTTGTAGGCATATATTCAATATTCCCATTTATTACACGGGTTACAGTTACAGCCGAAATGCCATTGGCAATAAGGATTACCGCTCCGGCGCCAATTTCTTTTCCAAAGTTGGCATCCATCGCACTGGTACTTCCTGAGCGTACAAGATAAGCAGGAACAGTTTCCCTGATCTCGGGCACCTCATTCATTTTTTCTACAAAAAGCCCCTGCTCCTTCATAAACTGCTTGAACTCGGGATCACTTTTTGCCAGATGACTCAGATTCTGTGCAACATATTTTCCTGCCCCGCTAAGTTTTTTATGTCCGAATGAATCAACTGCCACAGTTGAATCTGTTATAGTTGTTCCTGTCGCATCCTTCATCCCTTCCGCAACAACAATCATATATGTTCCTGCCTTATTTTCACTTTCCCCGACCCTTCTCATGAAAGTTTCTTTCATATGTTTGTATACAATATTAAAATCGACGGGAACTTCAGGAATCAGAATACAATCAGCATCAGCTGCAATTCCTCC
The DNA window shown above is from Actinomycetota bacterium and carries:
- a CDS encoding 6-phosphofructokinase, with translation MLKDKAIGIITSGGDCGGLNSVIKGAALMAKSYGIDAYLIPNGYAGLYNLDSSENIIKLDSVKIDRISSIVAGSEAGNSRVKISKIEDPEKYKKICSGLDKFNIGALIISGGDDTGSAVVDLEENGITAVHAPKTMDLDLQTYSVGGDSTINRIARYVNDLKTTGRSHNRVMVIEVFGRYAGHTAFRGGIAADADCILIPEVPVDFNIVYKHMKETFMRRVGESENKAGTYMIVVAEGMKDATGTTITDSTVAVDSFGHKKLSGAGKYVAQNLSHLAKSDPEFKQFMKEQGLFVEKMNEVPEIRETVPAYLVRSGSTSAMDANFGKEIGAGAVILIANGISAVTVTRVINGNIEYMPTRDAIKQRYVSENMINFYEKIGICFGRKPVEFSPVFSPV